One Calonectris borealis chromosome 15, bCalBor7.hap1.2, whole genome shotgun sequence DNA segment encodes these proteins:
- the NMUR2 gene encoding neuromedin-U receptor 2 — translation MAWFSNISWFNHLALHEERFRRYLNSTEDYLAFLCGPRRSHLFLPMALVYTLIFVVGVVGNFLVCLVILKHRNMKTPTNYYLFSLAVSDLLVLLFGMPLEVYEMWSNYPFLFGPVGCYLKTALFETVCFASILSVTTVSVERYIAILHPFRAKLESTRKRALRTIVVLWVLSVLFSLPNTGTHGIMLQYFPNGTLVPGSATCTVVMPMWIYNCIVQITSFLFYVLPMGVISVLYYLMGLRLKGDKSLEVEEMAVNVQRPSRKSVTKMLFVLVMVFAICWAPFHIDRLFFSFVVEWTEPLANIFNLIHVVSGVFFYLSSAVNPIIYNLLSQRFRMAFLSVISPCCKHWDPNHATSRIPAQQSIFVVEDHNLMDSAEDTSLPGTHRTSISSSQLSTGL, via the exons ATGGCCTGGTTCAGTAATATCTCCTGGTTTAATCACCTTGCTCTACATGAAGAACGTTTCAGGAGGTACTTAAACAGCACTGAGGATTACTTAGCCTTCCTATGTGGGCCCAGACGGAGCCATCTGTTCTTGCCCATGGCCTTGGTGTACACCCTGATCTTCGTTGTTGGGGTGGTAGGTAACTTCTTAGTTTGCCTGGTAATCCTCAAGCACCGGAACATGAAGACCCCAACCAACTACTATCTCTTCAGTCTTGCTGTCTCAGACCTGCTCGTGCTGCTTTTTGGGATGCCACTGGAAGTCTACGAGATGTGGAGCAACTACCCCTTCTTGTTTGGGCCCGTTGGCTGCTATTTGAAGACGGCGCTCTTTGAGACAGTGTGTTTTGCCTCCATCCTCAGCGTGACCACAGTCAGCGTGGAGAGATACATTGCCATCCTCCATCCTTTCCGTGCCAAGCTGGAGAGCACTCGCAAGCGTGCCCTGAGGACCATCGTGGTGCTCTGGGTTCTCTctgtcctcttctccctccccaacACAGGCACCCATGGCATCATGCTGCAGTATTTCCCCAATGGCACCCTGGTCCCTGGCTCTGCTACCTGCACTGTAGTCATGCCTATGTGGATCTACAACTGTATTGTCCAGATTACTTCTTTTCTCTTCTATGTGCTGCCTATGGGGGTAATAAGTGTGCTGTACTATCTGATGGGGCTAAGA TTGAAAGGAGACAAATCTTTGGAAGTGGAGGAAATGGCTGTGAATGTTCAGAGACCATCCAGGAAATCAGTCACCAAGATGTTGT TTGTCCTTGTGATGGTTTTTGCTATCTGCTGGGCTCCATTCCATATAGATCGTCTCTTCTTCAGCTTTGTTGTGGAATGGACTGAGCCTCTGGCTAATATATTCAACTTAATTCATGTGGTGTCAG GTGTTTTCTTCTATCTGAGCTCTGCCGTGAACCCCATCATTTACAATCTGTTGTCCCAGCGCTTCAGGATGGCTTTCCTCAGTGTGATCTCTCCTTGCTGCAAGCACTGGGACCCTAACCATGCCACCAGCAGGATTCCTGCCCAGCAGAGCATCTTTGTGGTTGAGGACCACAATCTCATGGACTCTGCTGAAGACACAAGTCTCCCTGGCACCCACAGGACATCTATCAGCAGTTCTCAGCTCTCCACTGGTCTGTGA